From Streptomyces qinzhouensis, one genomic window encodes:
- a CDS encoding LolA family protein, translating to MAPNDDSAQTGQETGEPGIRRRRAARYALPVAVAGVAAATIGLVPALAASGDPDLPKITAQELIEKIAASDTQQLSGSVKISTDLGLPDLGGLGGSFLSGGGPGGGHGGGPGGKDGAEGKEGSSAAPDAKLAQLATGSHILRVAIDGPERQKVSIVEKTSEYSLIRNGDEVWGYDSGSNEVFHHKGAGTGAGDKEKKAAAPKELPTPKVLAEEVLKAAEGTTSVTVDGTAKVAGRSAYQLVVKPEQSGSTIGSVRIAVDSKTGTPLKFSVIPASGGKAAVDIGFTKVDFAAPAASTFDFAPPKGAKVKDAEELRKEAEKAGKAGEKDGLGHGAGFGGLNKLGGAGGPGGAKVIGEGWTTIARIGSPAGPGTDLPKGGGLPPEADKFLGSFGDSVSGKFGSGTVFKTRLVNALMTDDGTVYVGAVTKDALVKAANGDR from the coding sequence ATGGCACCGAACGACGACAGCGCACAGACCGGCCAGGAGACGGGAGAGCCCGGCATCCGCCGCCGCCGCGCGGCGCGGTACGCCCTTCCGGTGGCGGTCGCCGGAGTCGCGGCGGCGACCATCGGGCTCGTCCCGGCCCTCGCCGCCTCCGGCGATCCGGACCTGCCGAAGATCACCGCTCAGGAGTTGATCGAGAAGATCGCGGCGTCCGACACCCAGCAGTTGTCGGGCTCCGTGAAGATCAGTACGGATCTGGGCCTCCCCGACCTCGGGGGCCTCGGAGGCTCCTTCCTGTCGGGCGGCGGTCCGGGCGGCGGCCACGGCGGCGGTCCGGGCGGCAAGGACGGCGCCGAGGGCAAGGAGGGCTCGTCGGCGGCCCCGGACGCCAAGCTGGCCCAGCTCGCGACCGGTTCGCACATCCTGCGGGTGGCGATCGACGGCCCCGAGCGGCAGAAGGTGTCGATCGTCGAGAAGACCTCCGAGTACAGCCTCATCCGCAACGGAGACGAGGTGTGGGGGTACGACAGCGGGTCGAACGAGGTCTTCCACCACAAGGGCGCCGGGACCGGCGCGGGCGACAAGGAGAAGAAGGCCGCCGCGCCGAAGGAACTGCCGACGCCCAAGGTGCTCGCCGAGGAGGTGCTGAAGGCCGCCGAGGGGACGACGTCGGTCACGGTCGACGGCACGGCGAAGGTGGCCGGACGCTCCGCGTACCAGCTGGTCGTCAAGCCGGAGCAGAGCGGTTCGACGATCGGCTCCGTCAGGATCGCGGTCGACTCGAAGACCGGGACGCCGCTGAAGTTCTCCGTCATCCCGGCCTCCGGCGGGAAGGCCGCGGTCGACATCGGCTTCACCAAGGTCGACTTCGCCGCGCCCGCCGCCTCGACCTTCGACTTCGCCCCGCCCAAGGGCGCGAAGGTGAAGGACGCGGAGGAGCTGCGGAAGGAGGCGGAGAAGGCGGGCAAGGCCGGAGAGAAGGACGGCCTCGGCCACGGCGCCGGCTTCGGCGGCCTCAACAAGCTCGGGGGTGCCGGTGGTCCCGGTGGCGCCAAGGTGATCGGCGAGGGCTGGACCACCATCGCGAGGATCGGCTCCCCGGCCGGTCCGGGCACGGACCTGCCCAAGGGGGGTGGGCTGCCGCCGGAAGCCGACAAGTTCCTCGGCTCCTTCGGGGACTCGGTGAGCGGCAAGTTCGGCTCGGGCACGGTCTTCAAGACCCGCCTGGTGAACGCGCTGATGACGGACGACGGCACGGTCTACGTGGGTGCCGTCACCAAGGACGCGCTGGTCAAGGCCGCGAACGGCGACCGATAG
- a CDS encoding ABC transporter permease — MSRAEAGQEAVDPVTGEGGAKPATGPEGTAARSEGAAAGPEGAAAGPAGTVRTSAPGVLWTLGLFRSELLVTLRRWRTIALLGVLAAVPVLIGIAVRIETGGDGGGGGAGGGGEAGPAFISQVTNNGLFLVFAALAATLPVFLPMAVGVIAGDAVAGESAAGTLRYLLVAPAGRTRLLLAKFATALVFCLLATLVVAVSALLVGAILFPLGEVTTISGTRISFGDGLVRAGAVALIVALSLAGVAALGIFVSSLTGSGIAAMATTVGLVITVQILGSIPQLDAIHPYLFPNYWLSFSDLLRDPVHWTEIQKNLGLQALYAAVFGSAAWARFTTKDITA; from the coding sequence ATGTCGCGGGCTGAGGCGGGGCAGGAAGCGGTGGATCCGGTTACGGGCGAGGGCGGCGCGAAGCCGGCGACAGGCCCCGAGGGGACGGCAGCACGTTCCGAGGGGGCGGCGGCAGGTCCCGAGGGGGCGGCGGCAGGTCCCGCAGGGACGGTGAGAACGAGTGCGCCGGGCGTGCTGTGGACGCTCGGTCTGTTCCGTTCCGAGCTGCTGGTCACCCTCCGCCGCTGGCGGACGATCGCCCTGCTCGGGGTGCTCGCCGCCGTACCGGTCCTCATCGGTATCGCCGTACGGATCGAAACCGGCGGCGACGGCGGAGGCGGCGGTGCGGGCGGTGGCGGTGAGGCGGGGCCCGCCTTTATCTCCCAGGTCACCAACAACGGCCTGTTCCTCGTCTTCGCCGCGCTCGCCGCCACCCTGCCGGTGTTCCTCCCGATGGCGGTCGGGGTCATCGCGGGCGATGCCGTCGCGGGGGAGTCCGCCGCCGGCACCCTGCGCTATCTGCTGGTCGCCCCCGCCGGGCGGACCCGGCTGCTGCTCGCCAAGTTCGCGACGGCCCTGGTGTTCTGTCTGCTGGCGACCCTGGTGGTGGCGGTCTCCGCGCTGCTGGTCGGGGCGATCCTGTTCCCGCTCGGAGAGGTCACCACCATCTCGGGGACCCGGATCTCGTTCGGGGACGGTCTGGTACGTGCCGGAGCGGTCGCCCTGATCGTCGCGCTCTCGCTGGCCGGGGTGGCCGCGCTCGGGATCTTCGTCTCGAGCCTGACCGGCAGCGGTATCGCGGCCATGGCCACGACCGTCGGCCTGGTGATCACCGTGCAGATCCTCGGTTCGATCCCGCAGCTGGACGCGATCCACCCGTATCTGTTCCCGAACTACTGGCTGTCGTTCTCGGATCTGCTGCGCGATCCGGTCCACTGGACCGAGATCCAGAAGAACCTCGGGCTCCAGGCGCTGTACGCGGCGGTGTTCGGCTCGGCGGCCTGGGCACGGTTCACCACCAAGGACATCACCGCCTGA
- a CDS encoding DUF2752 domain-containing protein produces the protein MLRALRQPAAGPLALLAAGPAGAVYLYGTNPHESGQWLPRCPFRLVTGLLCPACGGTRMVYDLMHGDITAAWADNRILLLVAPFALALLGKWVFEGLRGRRWRPRLSGRAQVLVLLTAVTWTVVRNSV, from the coding sequence CTGCTGCGCGCTCTGCGCCAGCCGGCGGCGGGCCCGCTGGCGCTGCTCGCCGCCGGGCCGGCGGGCGCCGTCTATCTGTACGGCACCAATCCGCACGAGTCCGGGCAGTGGCTGCCGCGCTGTCCGTTCCGGCTGGTGACCGGGCTGCTCTGCCCCGCCTGCGGCGGCACCCGCATGGTGTACGACCTGATGCACGGTGATATCACCGCCGCCTGGGCCGACAACCGGATACTTCTCCTCGTCGCGCCCTTCGCTCTCGCACTGTTGGGCAAGTGGGTCTTCGAGGGGCTGCGCGGACGCCGCTGGCGGCCGCGGTTGAGCGGGCGGGCGCAGGTCCTGGTGCTGTTGACCGCCGTGACCTGGACCGTGGTCCGTAACAGCGTCTGA
- a CDS encoding M28 family metallopeptidase, translating into MRISVPSLPGRPGRTLAGAAIALAGLLAAASPAATAPATANANAPTTTAAAALAPPDIPLANVKGHLTQFQSIAAANGGNRAHGRPGYRASLDYVKAKLDAAGYTTTIQQFTSGGATGYNLIADWPGGDPDQVLMAGAHLDSVTTGAGINDNGSGSAAVLETALAVSRAGLQPTKHLRFGWWGAEEVGLVGSRYYVNNLPAADRSKVSAYLNFDMVGSPNPGYFVYDDDVQLEKVFKDYFAGLGVATEIETEGDGRSDHASFKNVGIRVGGLFTGAGRTKTAAQVQKWGGTAGQAFDRCYHSSCDTTANINDTALDRNSDAVAHAIWTLGTGVVVPPGDVYENTADVAITDNGAAVTSTVTVSGRTGNAPPALSVGVDIRHTFRGDLVVDLLAPDGTAYRLKNSSTSDSADNVIATYTVNASAEAANGAWKLRVQDIAAQDTGYINSWKLTF; encoded by the coding sequence ATGCGAATCTCCGTCCCCAGCCTGCCCGGCAGACCCGGACGCACCCTCGCCGGCGCCGCGATAGCCCTGGCCGGACTGCTCGCCGCCGCATCCCCGGCGGCCACGGCACCGGCCACCGCGAACGCGAACGCCCCCACGACCACGGCGGCAGCCGCACTCGCCCCGCCCGACATACCCCTCGCCAATGTGAAGGGGCATCTCACCCAGTTCCAGTCGATCGCCGCGGCGAACGGCGGCAACCGCGCGCACGGCCGCCCCGGCTACCGCGCCTCCCTGGACTATGTGAAGGCCAAGCTGGACGCGGCCGGATACACCACCACCATCCAGCAGTTCACCTCGGGCGGCGCCACCGGCTACAACCTGATAGCCGACTGGCCCGGCGGCGACCCCGACCAGGTCCTCATGGCGGGGGCGCATCTGGACTCCGTGACCACAGGCGCCGGGATCAACGACAACGGCTCCGGCTCCGCCGCCGTACTCGAAACGGCCCTGGCGGTCTCCCGGGCCGGTCTCCAGCCCACCAAGCATCTGCGGTTCGGCTGGTGGGGCGCGGAGGAGGTCGGGCTGGTCGGCTCCCGCTACTACGTGAACAACCTCCCGGCCGCCGACCGCTCCAAGGTCTCCGCCTATCTCAACTTCGACATGGTCGGGTCCCCGAACCCCGGCTACTTCGTCTACGACGACGACGTCCAGTTGGAGAAGGTCTTCAAGGACTACTTCGCCGGGCTCGGCGTCGCCACCGAGATCGAGACCGAGGGCGACGGGCGCTCCGACCACGCCTCCTTCAAGAACGTCGGCATCCGCGTCGGCGGACTGTTCACCGGAGCCGGCCGGACGAAGACCGCCGCCCAGGTCCAGAAGTGGGGCGGCACCGCGGGCCAGGCCTTCGACCGCTGCTACCACTCCTCCTGCGACACCACGGCGAACATCAACGACACCGCTCTCGACCGCAACAGCGATGCCGTCGCCCATGCGATCTGGACCCTGGGCACCGGAGTGGTCGTCCCGCCGGGCGATGTCTACGAGAACACCGCCGATGTCGCGATCACGGACAACGGCGCCGCCGTCACCTCGACGGTCACCGTCTCCGGCCGGACCGGCAACGCCCCGCCGGCCCTCTCGGTCGGCGTGGACATCCGGCACACCTTCCGCGGTGACCTGGTGGTCGATCTGCTGGCCCCGGACGGGACGGCGTACCGGCTGAAGAACTCCAGCACCAGCGACTCGGCCGACAACGTCATCGCGACCTACACCGTCAACGCCTCCGCGGAGGCCGCCAACGGCGCCTGGAAGCTGCGGGTCCAGGACATCGCCGCGCAGGACACCGGCTATATCAACAGCTGGAAGCTGACCTTCTGA
- a CDS encoding polyprenyl synthetase family protein — MTVVGPFGLSVRDQALEADVQNGLSAVEAGLLEATKSEVPFITESAQHLVRAGGKRFRPLLVMLAAQFGDPYAPGVVPSAVVVELTHLATLYHDDVMDEADVRRGVASANARWGNSVAVLTGDFLFARASHILADLGPEAVRIQAEAFERLVTGQILETAGPRDGRDPVEHYLDVIGGKTGSLIAVSGRFGAMMSGADDGITDILTQYGERLGVAFQLADDVLDIASDSHESGKTPGTDLREGIPTLPVLHLRARAAAEGRPEDLALVALLDGDLTDDARHAEVLAGLRAHPALERARRDTVRYAEEARAMLAPLPECYAKAALEELCDAVVHRAG; from the coding sequence GTGACCGTCGTCGGGCCGTTCGGGCTGAGCGTGCGGGACCAGGCTCTTGAAGCCGATGTCCAGAACGGACTGTCGGCCGTGGAAGCGGGTCTGCTCGAAGCCACCAAGAGCGAGGTGCCGTTCATCACGGAGTCGGCACAGCACTTGGTGCGCGCCGGGGGCAAGCGCTTCCGGCCGCTGCTGGTGATGCTGGCGGCCCAGTTCGGCGACCCGTACGCGCCCGGAGTCGTACCGTCCGCCGTGGTCGTCGAGCTGACCCATCTGGCGACGCTCTACCACGACGATGTGATGGACGAGGCGGACGTCCGGCGCGGGGTGGCCAGCGCCAATGCCCGCTGGGGCAACTCCGTCGCCGTGCTGACCGGTGACTTCCTCTTCGCCCGGGCCTCCCACATCCTCGCCGATCTGGGCCCGGAGGCCGTCCGCATCCAGGCGGAGGCGTTCGAACGGCTGGTCACGGGCCAGATCCTGGAGACCGCCGGGCCGCGCGACGGCCGCGATCCGGTCGAGCACTATCTGGACGTCATCGGCGGCAAGACGGGATCGCTGATCGCGGTCTCCGGCCGGTTCGGCGCGATGATGTCCGGTGCGGACGACGGGATCACGGACATCCTCACGCAGTACGGAGAGCGGCTCGGCGTGGCCTTCCAGCTCGCCGACGACGTCCTCGACATCGCCAGCGACTCCCACGAGTCCGGCAAGACGCCCGGTACGGATCTGCGCGAGGGCATCCCCACCCTGCCGGTACTCCATCTGCGGGCCCGGGCCGCGGCCGAGGGCCGGCCGGAGGACCTCGCGCTGGTCGCGCTCCTCGACGGCGATCTGACGGACGATGCCCGGCATGCGGAGGTGCTCGCCGGACTGCGGGCGCACCCCGCGCTGGAGCGCGCCCGGAGGGACACCGTCCGGTACGCCGAGGAGGCGCGCGCGATGCTGGCCCCGCTGCCCGAGTGCTATGCGAAGGCCGCGCTGGAGGAACTCTGCGACGCGGTGGTGCACCGCGCGGGCTGA
- a CDS encoding CocE/NonD family hydrolase — MSRHSEPYDHTPHTDLRRTHSTGTHSPHAPGPYTPGPYGHATPGSGSGPYDVRRDDLRIPLHDGVGLHARVWRPRTDAPVPVLLEYAPGRLTDATAARDAHRHPWYATHGYASVRVDARGHGSGEGLPAGPWGGSGRSLALAAAADAADAAEVVEWLAALPWSDGRIGMFGLGPGAGIALRAAALAPVPLRAVVAVDASLDPYREDGALLGGAVAADALPARSTALLAALCAPPDPRYAGDHWRELWAARTAAVEPPLYGALAHQLRDDHWNTWSPPAAAAGPGPGAGPPTGSVRAAVLAVSGWHSPYRDTVLRLLETLPAGRVRGLIGPWAHHYPDEPGPGPAIGFHHETLRWWDRHLRAGDPGPDTGPALLVQPIGPGTGNEPAGRWLALPDWPSPAVRTVPYALRGAPAPVRSPQHTGADAGRPLSETGRAADLPPDQREEDARSVCFEFPVPGDGVTVLGRPRVTLRLRMDVPYGQLAVRLCDLAPGGESALITRGVLNLAARHGAERARAWTPGATEDVELTLAAAGYSVPPGHRIRLAVSSAYWPWVWPAPGSPAGFVLLPEGSRLDLPVYGGAPDPAARPPDPAEGVEPLGVVSPAPLTAPEEHRPERMLTRDLGTDEWRLESDPRRWGAAGASRVYPDGLEVFEDARELRSIRADDPLSARAETAWTLRFHRPELAWDITVEARSVLSCDAADFIAEDEVICREHRGGGPSRGEAVFHRTWVKRFPRMTG, encoded by the coding sequence ATGAGCCGGCACTCCGAACCGTACGACCACACCCCGCACACCGACCTCAGGCGTACCCACTCCACGGGCACCCACTCCCCGCACGCCCCCGGACCGTACACCCCCGGACCGTACGGCCATGCCACGCCCGGCTCCGGTTCCGGGCCGTACGACGTCCGCCGCGACGACCTCCGCATCCCCCTCCACGACGGCGTCGGCCTCCATGCCCGGGTCTGGCGTCCGCGCACCGACGCGCCCGTCCCCGTACTGCTCGAATACGCGCCCGGGCGCCTCACCGACGCCACCGCGGCCCGTGACGCCCACCGCCATCCCTGGTACGCGACCCATGGCTATGCCTCCGTACGCGTCGACGCCCGCGGCCACGGTTCGGGCGAGGGCCTGCCGGCCGGCCCCTGGGGCGGTTCCGGGCGCTCCCTCGCCCTGGCCGCGGCGGCCGATGCCGCCGATGCCGCGGAGGTCGTCGAGTGGTTGGCCGCGCTGCCCTGGAGCGACGGCCGGATCGGCATGTTCGGCCTCGGGCCCGGTGCCGGAATCGCCCTGCGGGCCGCCGCGCTCGCGCCCGTACCCCTCCGGGCGGTCGTCGCGGTCGACGCGAGCCTCGACCCCTACCGCGAGGACGGCGCCCTGCTCGGCGGGGCGGTCGCGGCCGACGCCCTGCCCGCCCGCTCCACCGCTCTGCTGGCCGCGCTCTGCGCACCGCCCGATCCGCGGTACGCGGGCGACCACTGGCGTGAGCTGTGGGCGGCCCGGACGGCGGCGGTGGAGCCACCGCTGTACGGCGCCCTGGCGCACCAGCTCCGTGACGACCACTGGAACACCTGGTCCCCGCCCGCGGCGGCCGCGGGCCCCGGCCCCGGCGCCGGCCCCCCGACCGGTTCGGTCCGGGCCGCCGTACTGGCCGTCAGCGGCTGGCACTCTCCCTACCGCGACACCGTGCTCCGGCTGCTGGAGACCCTTCCGGCCGGCCGGGTGCGCGGGCTGATCGGCCCCTGGGCCCACCACTATCCGGACGAGCCGGGGCCCGGCCCCGCGATCGGTTTCCACCACGAGACGCTGCGCTGGTGGGACCGGCATCTGCGGGCCGGGGACCCCGGCCCCGACACCGGGCCCGCACTTCTGGTCCAGCCGATCGGCCCCGGCACCGGAAACGAGCCCGCCGGCCGCTGGCTCGCGCTGCCCGACTGGCCCTCCCCCGCCGTCCGGACCGTGCCGTACGCCCTCCGGGGCGCCCCCGCGCCGGTCCGCTCCCCCCAGCACACCGGTGCGGACGCGGGCCGCCCCCTGTCGGAGACCGGCCGGGCCGCGGATCTGCCGCCCGATCAGCGCGAGGAGGACGCGCGCTCCGTGTGCTTCGAATTCCCCGTCCCGGGTGACGGTGTCACCGTCCTGGGCCGCCCCCGGGTGACGCTGAGGCTGCGGATGGACGTCCCGTACGGGCAGCTGGCCGTACGGCTGTGCGATCTCGCGCCCGGCGGCGAGTCCGCGCTGATCACCCGGGGCGTGCTGAACCTCGCGGCCCGCCACGGCGCCGAACGGGCCCGCGCCTGGACCCCGGGCGCCACCGAGGACGTGGAGCTGACCCTGGCCGCGGCCGGGTACTCCGTACCGCCCGGGCACCGCATCAGGCTCGCGGTGTCCTCCGCGTACTGGCCCTGGGTCTGGCCCGCGCCCGGTTCACCGGCGGGGTTCGTCCTGCTCCCGGAGGGGTCCCGGCTCGACCTCCCGGTGTACGGGGGTGCCCCGGACCCGGCGGCCCGGCCCCCGGATCCGGCGGAAGGCGTCGAACCGCTCGGCGTGGTCTCGCCCGCCCCGCTCACCGCCCCCGAGGAGCACCGCCCCGAGCGCATGCTGACCAGGGACCTCGGTACGGACGAATGGCGGCTGGAGTCCGATCCCCGCCGCTGGGGCGCGGCGGGCGCGAGCCGGGTGTACCCGGACGGTCTGGAGGTCTTCGAGGACGCCCGGGAGCTCCGGTCGATCCGGGCCGACGATCCGCTGTCCGCCCGCGCCGAGACGGCCTGGACGCTCCGCTTCCACCGTCCCGAACTCGCCTGGGACATCACCGTCGAGGCCCGCTCGGTCCTCTCCTGCGACGCCGCGGACTTCATCGCCGAGGACGAGGTGATCTGCCGGGAACACCGCGGTGGCGGGCCGTCCCGCGGGGAGGCCGTCTTCCACCGCACCTGGGTGAAGCGTTTCCCCCGGATGACGGGATAA
- a CDS encoding ABC transporter ATP-binding protein — translation MTAVIETRGLTKRFRGGQLAVDRLDLTVPAGSVFGFLGPNGSGKTTTIRMLMGLIEPTAGRATVLGETMPAAARTVLPQVGALIEGPALYGFLSGRDNLLRFDAADPTADPRTRRARVADALDRVGLAPAAEKKAKAYSLGMKQRLGLAAALLRPRRLLVLDEPTNGLDPQGMREIRALVRELAADGTTVFLSSHLLDEIEQVCTHAAVMARGRLLTQGSVGELAARARGRLAVLTPDPEEAARVLKERGITEVAVDPEGGRVTGDPPGPGAELAELTAALVAAGVRVRGFGVERASLEDAFVALTGEGFDVAG, via the coding sequence ATGACAGCGGTCATCGAGACACGGGGGCTCACCAAACGCTTCAGGGGCGGTCAGCTCGCCGTCGACCGGCTCGACCTCACCGTGCCCGCCGGCAGTGTCTTCGGCTTCCTCGGCCCGAACGGTTCGGGCAAGACCACGACCATCCGGATGCTGATGGGCCTGATCGAACCGACCGCGGGCCGGGCGACGGTGCTCGGCGAGACCATGCCGGCCGCGGCCCGTACGGTCCTGCCGCAGGTCGGCGCGTTGATCGAGGGCCCCGCGCTCTACGGCTTCCTCAGCGGGCGGGACAATCTGCTGCGGTTCGACGCCGCGGACCCCACCGCCGACCCCCGGACCCGGCGCGCCCGGGTCGCGGACGCGCTGGACCGGGTGGGCCTGGCCCCGGCCGCGGAGAAGAAGGCCAAGGCGTACTCCCTGGGGATGAAACAGCGCCTCGGGCTGGCCGCGGCCCTGCTGCGGCCCCGGCGGCTGCTCGTCCTCGACGAACCGACCAACGGACTCGACCCCCAGGGCATGCGGGAGATCCGGGCCCTGGTCCGGGAGCTGGCCGCCGACGGTACGACCGTCTTCCTCTCCTCCCATCTCCTCGACGAGATCGAACAGGTCTGCACCCACGCCGCGGTGATGGCCCGGGGCAGGCTGCTGACCCAGGGCTCCGTCGGAGAGCTCGCGGCTCGGGCCCGGGGGCGGCTGGCCGTGCTGACACCGGACCCGGAAGAGGCCGCCCGGGTGCTCAAGGAGCGGGGGATCACCGAGGTCGCCGTCGATCCCGAGGGGGGCAGGGTCACCGGCGATCCGCCGGGCCCCGGCGCCGAACTCGCCGAACTGACCGCGGCGCTGGTCGCGGCGGGGGTGCGGGTGCGCGGGTTCGGGGTGGAGCGGGCGTCACTGGAGGACGCGTTCGTGGCGCTGACGGGGGAGGGATTCGATGTCGCGGGCTGA
- a CDS encoding nucleotidyltransferase domain-containing protein, with protein sequence MTSTRTFPTADPATDRLIARFTEELRSVVKPVAIWAHGSVAAGTDYRPGRSDLDLIAVVERPCSRQEERKLAVFHRGLETAGPLAERLHCSYLPAAELGDPRREHPTWAHRELFRRPVTPVTRSELHRFGLVLAGRPVGELLPEVTERQLREYIVRDLKDYWLPHLEDEKLFHADVWVDFGMLTLARAVVTLRDGRLISKAEALGVLARLGAPAAVVADVRQRRYADEPVRASDEWRARRAELALEFLRPRVHRIAAGDGRV encoded by the coding sequence ATGACCTCCACGAGGACCTTTCCGACGGCGGACCCGGCCACCGACCGACTGATCGCCCGCTTCACCGAGGAGCTGCGGTCCGTGGTGAAGCCGGTCGCGATCTGGGCCCATGGGTCGGTCGCGGCCGGTACGGACTACCGCCCCGGCCGCTCCGACCTCGACCTGATCGCGGTCGTCGAACGGCCGTGCTCCCGGCAGGAGGAGCGGAAGCTCGCCGTGTTCCACCGCGGCCTGGAGACCGCGGGACCGCTCGCGGAGAGGCTGCACTGCAGCTACCTCCCCGCCGCCGAGCTGGGCGACCCCCGGCGCGAACATCCGACCTGGGCCCACCGGGAGCTGTTCCGGCGGCCCGTCACCCCGGTGACCCGCAGCGAACTCCACCGCTTCGGGCTGGTGCTGGCCGGACGGCCGGTGGGCGAGCTGCTCCCCGAGGTGACGGAGCGGCAGCTCCGCGAGTACATCGTGCGGGACCTCAAGGACTACTGGCTGCCGCACCTCGAGGACGAGAAGCTGTTCCACGCCGATGTCTGGGTCGACTTCGGGATGCTGACCCTCGCCCGGGCCGTGGTGACCCTCCGGGACGGCCGGCTGATCTCCAAGGCCGAGGCGCTCGGCGTCCTGGCCCGGCTCGGCGCCCCCGCCGCCGTGGTGGCGGACGTACGACAGCGGCGGTACGCGGACGAGCCGGTCCGCGCCTCGGACGAATGGCGGGCCCGGCGGGCCGAACTGGCACTGGAATTCCTGCGCCCCCGGGTCCACCGGATAGCCGCCGGAGACGGCCGCGTGTAG
- a CDS encoding TM2 domain-containing protein, producing the protein MTVPTPDAPYGFDQHGRPYSDKSKITAGILQILLGGFGVGRFYVGNVGMGVAQLLTCGGLGVWALIDGILFLTSSDRTDKDGRILRG; encoded by the coding sequence ATGACCGTCCCCACCCCGGACGCCCCGTACGGCTTCGACCAGCACGGCCGTCCCTACTCCGACAAGTCGAAGATCACCGCCGGCATCCTTCAGATCCTGCTCGGCGGCTTCGGTGTCGGCCGTTTCTACGTCGGCAACGTCGGCATGGGCGTCGCACAGCTCCTCACCTGCGGTGGTCTGGGTGTCTGGGCGCTGATCGACGGCATCCTCTTCCTCACCAGCAGCGACCGCACCGACAAGGACGGCCGCATCCTGCGCGGCTGA
- a CDS encoding CGNR zinc finger domain-containing protein, which translates to MSELARGFVLDPPSGGRPFHFDAGALCLELLLLGGPGELARWDALHEPADLVGWVARSRLPDGLAPVVSREEVAAGRELRDALYRLASARAYGRELPAADLAVVGRAAAHPPPVPRFGPGATREWVPGASGAQVLSAVARDAVELFTGPYARRIRECGTSNCLLLFVDTSRPGRRRWCSMERCGNRSKVRAHRARRTGEERGGANGAAAGEDA; encoded by the coding sequence ATGAGCGAGCTCGCAAGAGGTTTCGTCCTCGACCCGCCGTCGGGCGGTCGCCCCTTCCACTTCGACGCCGGAGCGCTCTGTCTTGAGCTGCTCCTGCTGGGCGGCCCCGGTGAACTGGCCCGGTGGGACGCGCTGCACGAACCCGCGGATCTGGTGGGCTGGGTGGCGCGGAGCCGGCTGCCCGACGGGCTCGCACCGGTGGTCAGCCGGGAAGAGGTGGCCGCGGGCAGGGAGTTGCGGGACGCGCTGTACCGCCTCGCCTCGGCGCGCGCGTACGGCCGTGAACTGCCTGCGGCGGATCTCGCGGTGGTCGGCCGGGCCGCCGCGCATCCGCCGCCCGTGCCCCGCTTCGGGCCGGGCGCGACCCGGGAATGGGTGCCCGGGGCCAGTGGCGCGCAGGTGCTGTCGGCGGTGGCCAGGGATGCGGTGGAGCTGTTCACGGGACCGTACGCCCGGCGGATTCGCGAATGCGGGACGAGTAACTGTCTGCTGCTGTTCGTGGACACCTCCCGGCCCGGGCGGCGCCGCTGGTGCTCCATGGAGCGGTGCGGCAATCGCAGCAAGGTGCGGGCGCACCGGGCCCGGCGGACGGGGGAGGAGCGCGGCGGCGCGAACGGCGCGGCGGCGGGAGAGGACGCGTAG
- a CDS encoding VOC family protein, whose product MTLHWKLTVDSNDPIAQADFWAAALGYEVEDHSTLIGGLRAQGYLPDDSTEQRYGRDVWRDYAAVRHPDDPYDKAKGVGLGRRLLFQRVPEAKTGKNRLHLDLHVGAERRAAEIARLEELGATVLYEQHQPMGSWTTMADPEGNEFCVE is encoded by the coding sequence ATGACGCTGCACTGGAAGCTCACCGTCGACTCCAACGACCCGATCGCCCAAGCCGACTTCTGGGCCGCCGCCCTCGGTTACGAGGTCGAGGACCACAGCACCCTGATCGGCGGACTGCGCGCACAGGGCTATCTGCCGGACGACTCGACCGAGCAGCGGTACGGCCGGGACGTCTGGCGTGATTACGCCGCCGTCCGCCATCCGGACGACCCGTACGACAAGGCGAAGGGTGTCGGCCTGGGCCGGCGGCTGTTGTTCCAGCGCGTCCCGGAGGCCAAGACCGGCAAGAACCGTCTCCATCTGGATCTGCACGTGGGCGCGGAGCGCCGGGCGGCCGAGATCGCCCGGCTCGAAGAACTCGGCGCGACGGTGCTCTACGAGCAGCATCAGCCGATGGGCTCCTGGACGACCATGGCGGACCCCGAGGGGAACGAATTCTGCGTGGAGTGA